In a genomic window of Bordetella petrii:
- a CDS encoding FAD-binding oxidoreductase yields MNAPATAESLRRPVPAACLDALRAQFADRLSVSQAVREHHGRDESPYPPMLPDAVVFAHSTEEVAAVARLCNEYRVPLIPYGAGSSLEGHLLAIQGGISIDLSQMNRLLAVNAEDLTATVQAGVTRKQLNEEIRDTGLFFPIDPGADASLGGMAATRASGTNAVRYGTMRENVMSLTVVTADGRIVRTAGRARKSSAGYDLTRIFVGSEGTLGIITEVTVRLYPQPEAVSAAVCNFPTLDDAVQSVIEIIQMGVPVARVEFMDAAAVRAVNLHSKLALRETPMLVFEFHGSPAGVQEQAETVQSITAEHGGMDFEWAERPEDRSRLWTARHNAYFAGLQLRPGCRASTTDVCVPISRLADCVRETVDELDRASFPYTIVGHVGDGNFHVLMLLDADNEAEWQESETVNHNLVRRAIAADGTCTGEHGVGLHKMQFMTEEHGEDALALMRSLKHAFDPNNILNPGKIISW; encoded by the coding sequence ATGAATGCACCCGCCACCGCCGAATCCCTGCGCCGTCCGGTTCCCGCCGCCTGCCTGGACGCCCTGCGCGCGCAATTTGCCGACCGCCTGTCGGTGTCGCAGGCCGTGCGCGAGCATCATGGCCGCGACGAATCCCCGTATCCGCCGATGCTGCCCGATGCCGTCGTGTTCGCCCATAGCACCGAAGAAGTGGCGGCGGTGGCGCGCCTGTGCAACGAATACCGCGTGCCGCTCATTCCGTATGGCGCGGGCTCGTCGCTCGAAGGACATCTGCTGGCCATCCAGGGCGGCATCAGCATCGACTTGTCGCAAATGAACCGCCTGCTGGCGGTCAATGCCGAAGACCTCACCGCCACGGTGCAGGCCGGGGTTACCCGCAAGCAGCTCAACGAAGAAATCCGCGACACCGGGCTGTTCTTCCCGATCGACCCGGGCGCCGATGCCAGCCTGGGCGGCATGGCCGCCACGCGCGCCTCGGGCACCAACGCCGTGCGCTACGGCACCATGCGCGAAAACGTCATGTCGCTCACCGTGGTCACGGCCGACGGCCGCATCGTGCGCACGGCGGGCCGGGCCCGCAAGTCGTCGGCCGGCTACGATCTCACCCGCATTTTCGTGGGCAGCGAAGGCACGCTGGGCATCATTACCGAAGTCACCGTGCGGCTGTACCCGCAACCCGAAGCCGTATCGGCCGCGGTGTGCAATTTCCCCACGCTCGACGACGCGGTGCAAAGCGTCATCGAGATCATCCAGATGGGCGTGCCGGTGGCGCGCGTCGAATTCATGGACGCGGCGGCAGTGCGGGCTGTCAACCTGCACAGCAAACTGGCGCTGCGCGAAACGCCTATGCTGGTGTTCGAGTTCCACGGCAGCCCGGCCGGCGTGCAAGAACAGGCCGAAACCGTGCAGAGCATCACCGCCGAGCACGGCGGCATGGACTTCGAATGGGCCGAACGCCCCGAAGACCGCAGCCGCCTCTGGACGGCGCGCCACAACGCCTATTTTGCCGGCCTGCAATTGCGGCCCGGCTGCCGCGCCAGCACCACCGATGTCTGCGTGCCGATTTCCCGGCTGGCCGACTGCGTGCGCGAAACCGTCGACGAGCTTGACCGCGCCAGTTTTCCGTACACCATCGTGGGCCATGTGGGCGACGGCAATTTCCACGTGCTGATGTTGCTGGATGCCGACAACGAGGCTGAGTGGCAAGAGTCTGAAACTGTTAATCACAATTTGGTGCGGCGCGCCATCGCGGCCGACGGCACCTGCACCGGCGAGCACGGCGTGGGCCTGCACAAGATGCAATTCATGACCGAAGAGCACGGCGAAGACGCGCTGGCGCTGATGCGCAGCCTGAAGCACGCGTTCGACCCGAACAACATCCTGAACCCCGGCAAGATCATCAGCTGGTAA
- the aroG gene encoding 3-deoxy-7-phosphoheptulonate synthase AroG, with the protein MSHNTDDLRIREIKELNPPSHVMREFPCTQQASETVFAARQGMHRILHGMDDRLIVVIGPCSIHDTRAALEYAGRLKPVRDRLQGELEVVMRVYFEKPRTTVGWKGLINDPGLDGSFDINRGIRVARELLLDINSQGLPAGCEFLDMITPQYIADLVSWGAIGARTTESQVHRELASGLSCPVGFKNGTDGNVKIAVDAIKAASQPHHFLSVTKGGHSAIVSTAGNEDCHVILRGGKAPNYDAASVSAACQDMAKSGLAQRLMIDASHANSSKKPENQPLVIDDVARQIEGGDMRIVGVMVESHLLGGRQDMVPGEPLVYGQSITDGCIDWDASVQVLERLARAVKERRRAATTAGK; encoded by the coding sequence GTGTCACACAATACCGACGATCTTCGCATCCGCGAAATCAAAGAGCTGAACCCGCCATCGCACGTCATGCGCGAATTCCCCTGCACGCAGCAGGCGTCCGAAACCGTTTTCGCCGCGCGCCAGGGCATGCACCGCATCCTGCACGGCATGGACGACCGCCTGATCGTGGTCATCGGGCCGTGCTCAATTCACGACACCCGGGCCGCGCTGGAATATGCCGGGCGCCTGAAGCCGGTGCGCGACCGCCTGCAGGGCGAGCTGGAAGTGGTGATGCGGGTGTATTTCGAAAAACCGCGCACCACCGTGGGCTGGAAAGGGTTAATCAACGACCCGGGCCTGGACGGCAGTTTCGACATCAATCGCGGCATCCGCGTGGCGCGCGAGCTGCTGCTGGACATCAACAGCCAGGGCCTGCCCGCCGGCTGCGAGTTCCTCGACATGATCACCCCGCAGTACATTGCCGACCTGGTGTCCTGGGGCGCCATCGGGGCGCGCACGACCGAAAGCCAGGTTCACCGCGAGCTGGCTTCCGGGCTGTCGTGCCCGGTGGGCTTCAAGAACGGCACCGACGGCAATGTGAAGATCGCCGTCGACGCCATCAAGGCGGCATCGCAGCCGCATCATTTCCTGTCGGTGACCAAAGGCGGGCATTCGGCCATCGTGTCCACTGCCGGAAACGAAGACTGTCACGTGATCCTGCGTGGCGGCAAGGCGCCCAATTACGACGCTGCCAGCGTGTCCGCCGCCTGCCAGGACATGGCCAAGTCCGGCCTGGCCCAACGCCTGATGATCGACGCCAGCCACGCCAACAGCAGCAAGAAGCCCGAAAACCAGCCGCTGGTGATCGACGATGTGGCGCGCCAGATCGAAGGCGGCGACATGCGCATCGTGGGCGTGATGGTCGAGAGCCATTTGCTGGGCGGTCGCCAGGACATGGTTCCGGGCGAGCCGCTGGTGTACGGCCAGAGCATTACCGACGGGTGCATAGACTGGGACGCCTCGGTACAGGTGCTCGAGCGCCTGGCGCGGGCCGTGAAAGAGCGGCGGCGCGCGGCCACGACGGCGGGCAAGTAG